ACATTCGTAGCAATGTGCATGTGAACTCGCAATTTACTCTGCAGGTACGTCAGTCCATACAATCGAGCACATTGTGACATATTGAATAACGAAGATatcatattatattatattgttttgaaactagctagctagggtCTATCTTTGCGGCTACAATCCTGCATCCATTTCAAAATATCACACAACCCTGTTTGTTTCCAGAGATTTCTTTTTAGTCCCTATCACATTAAAAAAATCTTAGTATTTAGGGttatcaaataaaatctgtttatatctcaaaaaaaaatctgtttataaatttttttgatagATGAGcgctaatttgcgagacgaatctaatgatcctAATTAATCcacgatttgctacagtgatgttacaataaccatccgctaatcatgaattaatatatctcattagattcgttttgcaGTTTAGTCATAagattctgcagttagttttgtaattagtcttcATTAATACTTATAAATACcaaaattctttttgatgtgacatggtctaaagtttagcccctagaaCCAAACTTGTCCGCGATTTCAAAGAATGGGAACCAACAGCCTCTCCAAAATTTAGTATTCTAGCTAAATCATTGCTTCTCCGCAAATTTCTTATTGGGCTTGCGTGCGCCGCCCACGAATAGCAGCAAACGGGCCGTCGTCTTCAACCTCCGGCCATCGTCTTCAGCCTCGAGCCACAGGCGAAGTGGAGGGCGGATGAAGCGGCCCGGGCGGGAGGTGGATGGGGCGGTCGGTGTTGAGGTCGCCACCAGCCGTGGGCGGCGGTAGGAGGCCGACGGCCTTATTGTTTTGGGCTGCTGGGTTCGCCGGAGTTCTCCGGCTGTAGGGGGTGGCCGGGGGCGGCAGGCCGgcccggcggaggtggcgggcgCTAGGGCGGCGAGGTGCGGCGGTTGGGCAGCATCGGGGCAAGGCGAGCTTCGACGATGAGGCTCCGGCGGTGAGTTAGGGTTGGGGAGGTCATGACGGCACCGTCGAATCCGGCGGCTTCACACTGCCAGAGACGGGcagggcggtgccggtggcgggGGCGAGCTCCAGCAATGAGTTAGGGTGGGGGAGGTCGAGACGATGGTGGTGGATCTGACGGCATGAGCCGCCGGAGACGGGCAAGGAGGCACCAGCGGTGGGGGCGAGCTGCCCGCGGCTTGTGGGCGAGGTTGGCGGCGACGGGGTGGTCCGGGCGAGGTGATCGTCAGGAGAACGAAGAAAGGAAACGGAAGAAGGATGGAGGAAGAGGAGTAGCACCTGAAGAGCGTTCACTGCAATGCACTCCCAACAAACGATCGCCCACTAGCGGCCCCCGCTTCTCCGCGGGTCATGGAGGAGCCCACCTCCATGCCCGTATCTCACCCTATCGATTAATCCAACATCGACTAGATAAATTGTCTGGCGTCAGCGACTGAGTACAGAAAGGCTACAGCACAGAGACCGGCGGGGAGCAGCAGAAGCGAGATGGCGACGCCGGAGTCCTCGGGCACGGCGATAGGGTCCTCAGGAAGATGGGCCCTCCACGCCAAGACGGCCCTCGTCACTGGCGGCACGCGCGGCGTCGGGTACGGCTCCCCCTCAAACACCCATCTCGTTTCTTCCGCACTTGCAAGCCCGCCATGGAGGCTCACCCGACCCGAGGTCGCGTGCGACGCAGCCACGCAGGTGTGCGGTGGTCGAGGAGCAAGCGGCGCTGGGGGCGGCCATGCACACCTGCTCCTGGAAGAGGAGCTCGGCAAGCGCAAAGGAGTGAGATAGCTAGCAGACGAGTTTAGCTAGTCTGTTGGTCGatgattttattttttctatttttttatatagcTAACTAAGTTTAGCTATTGAGATGCTACTACTATTATTTGTAAATGTACATATATAGATGTTATTGAAAAAATAAAGTTAACAAATAAATAGATAAAACTAACGGTCAAATCAGATGGACGACGCGAACCATATAAATAGATATCAATAATTTGGAAAATTTAGTTCAGTATTTTGATAATTATTTTTGCTAGTAAATAGAAGGTCGGTCTAGAATAACATTCTACATGTAGGGTGTAGAATAGTATTATCGTGTGTGCGCGCATGCATTCTCCATTCAAGATGGCACACGGATACCGAACTCGGTGGGTATGGATACGGGTCTGAGTTTGTGTCTGCAGGTACGAATGCGGGTACATCTCTAAACCCAATGGATATCATCTATTGGGTTTAAAAATTGATATATGAATCCGCAAACCCGCCAGACccgctgacaggtgggtccaagaACCCGTGTATACGAAGGATTTCTAGGGTTTCCATCCCATTTGCACACCCACCCATCCCCCGACTCCCAAATCCCAATCCTCCCAGCTGCCAGCATCCTAGCCCCTAGCTCCCAGCGTCTCTTATGCAGCACCTCTTCCTCCGCCTCGGCAGTTCGACCTTTTCGGCTCCAGCCACCGGTCCTCCTCAGTCCTCCCTACGCCCGGCCATCCCCCTCCCTTCCTTTTTTCCAGCACCGTTCACCCAGGCGCACACACCGGTCGCTGCCAGGCCACCCATCGCGACCCCCAGGCACTCGCCCAGCGCCCCCCCAGGTCGCGCCTTGGCGCCCGCCCAGGCCCCTTGCCGCCGAGCTCCGACGACCAGGTGCTTCAAGAATGCTAGATCTACTCTTTCAATACATCAAGAATGCTAGATATGCTCTTGTATATCTGTTGTAACATGGGGTAAAATATTAGATCTGCATGTTTGTGTATTTGCATAATTGTGTTATATTGTATTTTTCACATAAGAACTATAAACTGCAGCTACTAATAGATGTGAAACTTGATTGTAGACGATGGTGATAGGATCAATAGCTTATATTGTCATGCCTTGAAGACATTTAAGAAGAAACGAAGGTAGATTCTTGCATCACCACTCCGAATGATTCAGTTGGACTTTTACGTAATAATTGAGTTGAGCAATGACTCTTGTATGGTTTTTTGCTTTTATTTGTGTTACTCTGTGAAGATTTCGATTTGAGATGATAGTAGGATGCATCATGTATGAGACTATTTTATTTGTTGGCTCGGATTTATTTGTTTGCGATATTATTTGCTTGTTAAAATTTGTGGGCTCAATTTCCTAAAAGTTGCAAGTACACGATATAGATGTCCAACGGGCTGGCCCGGCACGGCCCGGCATGATGTCGGGCCGGCACGACCCATTAGTGGTCGGGCCGTCACGGGCCATTGTGCCTCACGGGCCGGGCCGCTGCGTGCTTCGTGCCCAGGCATAGCACTATGGACCGTAAAACGGGCCGCCCGCCCCGTGaagcccgccccctcccctccccagcCTCCAGAACAACGATCCGTCGACCCCCAAGCCccgggccatggcggccggccgcccgccgtCTCATCCCCGGACCGCAGCGCCTCCTCGGCGCCAACGCGCTCGGAGGACGAGCGCGGGCACTTGGATCTCCGGGATCAGGCCACTCGAAGCCGCCGGGGATTGAGGAACAGGCGAACAACGTCCGCGGCGGCCCCTTCGCCTCTGCCAATGCCGCCGGAGATGCCTCCACCGCTGCCACCGGGGACGGTGTTGGCGTGGAtcgcgcggcggcggaagggtGAGGACCGGAAGGGGGGCGGTCGAgcgtgggaggaggaggcgttGGAAGCAGCGGACATGGAGAGCAGATCGGAGGAGACGAGGCGAAGCGGCGGACATGGGGGAGAAATGGAGAAGCGAGGCGAGGTGGTGGCCTGGTGGGCTTGCCCGGCGGGGGAAAGGGGGACCGAGCCGTGCTCGTGCCGGCCCACGTGCCTAGGGGGCGGCCCAGTGCCGGCCCACGTGCCTAGGgggcggcccaggcacggcttGCTCCCCCAGGCCGTGCCAGCCTGAGCCCGTAGGTCACCGGGCCGGGCCGTTTTTGGGCTGGGGAAAAAAATGGGCCTCGGGCCAGGCTAGCAGGCTGAGGCTGCATGGCCATATATATAGTACACGGGCATACCTAGTAGGTATGCGGATATCCGCGGATAACAGGATTGGGCATCGCTTCCTACCCGTGGCAGATTGTGGGCATGGTGTGGATACATATTTTATTTTGTGGGTATGATTTATAAAGTGTATATCCACAGATATTCACGCAGATTTTACCTGTTACCATTTTTTATTCTCTATCTAGTATCATTTTCACTGCTTCCctaccttttatttttcctcCAGATCATTATCTATGGCTGCTATATTTGAATGCATGCATTGGATAATAAAATAATTTGAAAAATAGTCCAATTAATGTAGTCCCTGCATATTATATATATGgttgatgcatgcatgcatgttaatAAGACGACAACTTACATGGATGGACGACGCCACGAGAAAGATAAAGAaatccatcatcatcatccttgctAGCTTGGGATTACAATTACATGCAGCATGCAGTGCAGAATATAATTAAGGACTGGAGGAGAATGAAAAATCAATTAATTAGCAGCTTGATTGATTATATTGGTGCAATACTACTACTACGCACTACTGTATTAGTAGAGTAGTAGTAAGTACTCCTCCTATAGCTAATAATAAAATATAATTAGCAGCAAGGATTCGTTCAGGGGCATGCCGGGTTGTGTCCCGGGCCTCCGTAGTAGAAGTGGGTGCCCCAGCCGCCGGCAGATCCCGAGtgtccgtcgtcgtcgtcggcggcggccttgtGTATGTCGTAGCAGGCGGCGTCCTCTGCCAGGGTCTGGATGGCGTCCAGGGGCACCTTCGCCAGGCTGTTGTCGGCGTCCACCGTCTCGAGGTTCCGGAAGTAGCTGGCCCGGCCGAACCCCTCGGCGGCGAAGCGTCCGGAGCCCATCTGGGTGGCCGTGTGCACGCCGCCGGGCCTGGTGTCGACGACCTCGCCGCCCCACTCGACCATGGTGGCGTGGTCGGAGAGGTGCGTGAAGAGCTGGGCTGGCCAGTAGCCCACGAGCTGGTCGCCGTAGCTGAGCCACCAGTTGCCCAGCTTGGGGTCCTTCCACACCAGCAGCGTCATGTCGTACTGCGCGCCGCCGGGCGACGACACCGGCGAGATGGACGCGCCGATGGCGATGCGGGAGCTCGTCTGCACGAACCCCGGGCACAGCGCGTTGTAGCACCCGGTAGCCTCGTACGCGTCGCTCTGCATTATTATATATGTCATCGATCAATGGTTTTATATTCTATATATAAGTATAAATATAATTTGATGTCCAACAATATAATGCATAGTATAATGGAAGGATAATTAAGTAATAAGCAACTCACTGTCCAGTAGGTGAAGAGTCTCGGCCTGCTGTCCCCGTACAGCTCAGGGCTGACCTGACTAGAAAAAATCGTGTACAGCTTCAGATTCATCTATCAGAGCattattagattttttttaatttgttttgaaAGTGAGCATTAATTCCTCGCTTTCGATCGACCACCAGAATTATTGTTGCATGTATActactactccctctgttttttttGGCCATGCAAATGCGGATGTGATGAatgacttttcaaaaaaaaaatgtgaatGTGAATCAGTGAATGGGTTGACCTTGGACTTGGAGTGGAgcaagaagatgagaagctagTAGCTAGCAGCTGCTGGTCAACTAACAGGAATCTGTGGataggaaaaaaagaaagaaagaagagtaCAGTACGTGGATCTTGATCAACGCAAGCATTTATGAAGGCCATGTGCTTGGATGGCCTCCCGAGTTTTGATCGGCCTCTGCCACAGCATGCATGTACATACGTACTACTACTGTCTACTGGTGCTTATTATTTACTATAGGAGCGAGATGCATGATGCAGATTATTAGTGGAGTAATTTATTTACAAGCTACTAATTAGTACGGCAATAATCATAGTAGTTAACTAGTAGATGCATGAATGAATAACATACTAATAAGATATGATGGaaggagaagaacaagaagatgatgaagaagaagagtagGAATATGGATTTTCACATATACTTGTGACTACATAATCCATCCGGACCATTCATCTTGAAATCAACGGTGAGATGAATCATGAGTACATGAGGGAGTAAAAGTAAGAAgacaaataataataataatggaAGAAAGAAATTAGCTAGAGCTAGGATCGATTAATATTAATTGGAGTACTGTATGCGTTTCGGATGGACCTGCCATCCTGCTTCGATGCTGTTGAGGTCGGAGCCGTTGAAGGAGCCGGAGAGGATCCAGAGCTGGGAGAGGCTGAAGCCGTTGGATTCCTGGATGGCCGGATCCCAAACGTTGATGGTGGCCTTGGCGCCATACACCGGCTGCTGCTGCGAAGAAGGCGCCGTGTACGCGATGGCGTGCTGCCGTGCACCACGTACGGCGTAGGAGTATGAAGGAATACAGACAGGATCAGAATACTCCTAGATGAACAAAGATGCATTGTAAAAATAACAGGCATAGTCAATGCAATGCAGTGCCGTGCATGACAGCGCTGCTGCAGGTCCCGAGAACGACGGTCTGGCGCGCATTCATTCATTCCCCGCTCGCTCGCTTTACCGAAATCTtttactgcatgcatgcatccatcTGATCGATCTACTCCTGGTCCTAGATCTAGCAGTGGGTCTGCTGGGTGATGCTGATGCCGCGCCAATCGACAGACAACTAGACAAGCATCTGAGGCCGTGTTTAAATTTCAAAActcaaaatataaaatttttataaatcgcttGCACGAtgtactaaatgtaattaaaaaataaatcacattacacaaatagactgtaaatcgcgagacgaatctaatgaatataattaggacgtgattagatactaaattactacagtaatgctacagtaaacaagctctaatgatgaattaattagtctcattagattcgtctcgtagtttacagatgagatctgtaattaattttgtgattagtctacatttaatacttcgaatattgaagattctcttccaaaaacgcaaaaatacaaaatgcaaaatgaactaaacacaccctaaatcTAAAGTGAAATAATAAAAAACAAGCAGTATTATTACATGCATGGTCACTTT
The Panicum virgatum strain AP13 chromosome 6N, P.virgatum_v5, whole genome shotgun sequence genome window above contains:
- the LOC120679333 gene encoding uncharacterized protein LOC120679333, with amino-acid sequence MRHTADSRKKKRRMMSPPSPSSSSSRSAAAAAAAPGQWCCYSQSQQQLMLLLALALALLLPHVAVAGRMARIQSHLDRINKPALRSIRSADGDTIDCVAAHQQHALDHPLLKGHTIQAEPPEMPASRRRLAAAADAKTGSGRSWGAWQTWHHGGHCPRGTVAVRRTTAADVLRAGSISRFGRKKRKKRSSVDAARAANAPDVISGNGHEHAIAYTAPSSQQQPVYGAKATINVWDPAIQESNGFSLSQLWILSGSFNGSDLNSIEAGWQVSPELYGDSRPRLFTYWTSDAYEATGCYNALCPGFVQTSSRIAIGASISPVSSPGGAQYDMTLLVWKDPKLGNWWLSYGDQLVGYWPAQLFTHLSDHATMVEWGGEVVDTRPGGVHTATQMGSGRFAAEGFGRASYFRNLETVDADNSLAKVPLDAIQTLAEDAACYDIHKAAADDDDGHSGSAGGWGTHFYYGGPGHNPACP